Proteins co-encoded in one Plasmodium reichenowi strain SY57 chromosome 10, whole genome shotgun sequence genomic window:
- a CDS encoding antigen UB05 (transcript variant 2; alternatively spliced) has product MGSQIQPSRFLDSAILALFAMIISASFLYMFSEFFMMSHESKLFNNKLSMILSRLFPFKKTFEYNLTHILLLTICIIILSLKPDSVSSKYGLKDSRKPQGKDDAHKGDEDPNRLNRDKKK; this is encoded by the exons atggGGTCACAAATTCAACCATCAAGATTTTTAGATA gTGCAATTTTAGCATTATTTGCCATGATAATATCGGCATCCTTCCTTTACATGTTTTCagaattttttatgatGTCACATGAATCCAAATTGTTTAACAATAAATTAAGTATGATTTTATCACGtttatttccttttaaa AAGACTTTCGAGTACAACTTAACCCACATATTACTTCTTACCATATGTATCATTATCCTTAGTCTTAA ACCTGATAGTGTAAGCAGCAAATATGGATTAAAGGACAGCAGAAAACCCCAAGGTAAAGATGACGCACATAAAGGTGATGAAGATCCAAATAGATTAAATCGTgacaagaaaaaataa
- a CDS encoding antigen UB05 (transcript variant 1; alternatively spliced), whose translation MGSQIQPSRFLDSAILALFAMIISASFLYMFSEFFMMSHESKLFNNKLSMILSRLFPFKTFEYNLTHILLLTICIIILSLKPDSVSSKYGLKDSRKPQGKDDAHKGDEDPNRLNRDKKK comes from the exons atggGGTCACAAATTCAACCATCAAGATTTTTAGATA gTGCAATTTTAGCATTATTTGCCATGATAATATCGGCATCCTTCCTTTACATGTTTTCagaattttttatgatGTCACATGAATCCAAATTGTTTAACAATAAATTAAGTATGATTTTATCACGtttatttccttttaaa ACTTTCGAGTACAACTTAACCCACATATTACTTCTTACCATATGTATCATTATCCTTAGTCTTAA ACCTGATAGTGTAAGCAGCAAATATGGATTAAAGGACAGCAGAAAACCCCAAGGTAAAGATGACGCACATAAAGGTGATGAAGATCCAAATAGATTAAATCGTgacaagaaaaaataa